The genomic interval cagcttttcttttttgttttcttctctgtgttatatGTGGTCATTGTGCTGGGAAACCTTCTCATTATCGTCACAGTAACTTCTGATAACAGACTGCACTCCCCCATGTACTTCCTCCTGGGAAATCTCTCGTTTGTGGACATCTGTCAGGCTTCTTTTGCTACCCCTAAAATGATTGCTGACTTTCTGAGTGAACATAAGACCATCTCCTTCAGTGGCTGCATTGCCCAGATATTCTTCATCCACCTTTTTACTGGAGGAGAGATGGTACTACTTGTCTCCATGGCATATGACAGATACGTAGCCATATGCAAACCCCTACACTATGTAGCCATCATGAGTCGAAGGACGTGCACTGTCCTGGTAATGGTCTCCTGGGCTGTGGGCTTGGTGCACACATTAAGCCAGTTATCATTTACCGTGAACCTACCTTTTTGTGGACCCAATGTAGTAGACAGCTTTTTTTGTGACCTTCCTCGAGTGACCAAACTTGCCTGCCTGGACTCTTACATAATTGAAATACTAATTGTAATCAATAGTGGAATCCTTTCCCTaagtactttctctttcttggttagCTCTTACATCATTATTCTTGTCACTGTCTGGTTTAAGTCTTCTGCTGCAATGGCCAAGGCTTTTTCTACACTGGCTGCCCATATCACTGTAGTAATATTGTTCTTTGGACCTTGCATCTTTATCTATGTGTGGCCCTTTACCACTTACCCTGTGGATAAACTTCTTGCCATATTTTACACCGTTTTCACCCCCATTCTAAACCCCATTATTTACACACTAAGAAACAGGGATATGAAGGCTGCCATGAGGAAGATTATGACCTATTACCTGAGGCCcaagaaaatttctgaaattccacTAGTAGCAAGGAATTCCCTTTATTAAGACACAATTCCTTCAACTTCCTCAAATTGATACTCtgtctataaatattttcaatgtgttCTTGGGGCATATCTCAATTACGGTGGAAGTGATGAGGAAGATGATATAGAGAGTATCTAATGGATATTAACTAGTCCCTTCCCAAGTATCACCTAAGCAaaagctaaatataaaaaaataggaGAAGGTATATCATGATTACTTGTTCTGCAAATGAACAGAATGACAATATGTGGATAGTATTAATGCTTTCGCTGATTTAGTTGCAGCATGAATATgataggggaaaaaagggagtACCTGATTCTTTGGTGGGCATAAATAGAGGCATTTTTCATGGTCCTAGCAGTTTCCTAATTGTATGCTGAAAAATCTATGTAgatgaataatgtttttaaaaatgttaaagtcaATTTTCCCAACCAGAAGATAGCTTTCCACTGATTCAAGTGTGTAGACTTAAgtggagatttttaaattatgaaaccCCTCCCCTAACATCAAGTATGCCTatcccatattgttttccagtaaaaatgctttaaaatgaatTAGGAGCTTGCATTTCAAATCTTTCGCTTAATGGTCTTTCTATAATCAGTTAAGATAATTTCAGTTTCCTCTGAAAACACTGACATTTTTGTCTATGCTATAAGTAGCTACTCAACAGTCTTTGCATTTAGACAAAATACAGAGTTCTTAGTGACACTGAATCAATGATAAACATACAATCTAACTGCAACCTGGATCCTGAAAGACCTCTGGATCTTTACTCTGAACCTCTCAGGACCATTATCAGATTTATTAATGTTGATAATTGTTTTTAAGGGCTTTCTTGGATGCttctcaaagtttattttatttttatcttttaaattatccaacagatagtacatcattagtttttgatgcagtgttcaatgattcattagtagTTTTTAAGCTTTCCCCCCCAACACTCCTCAATTCATAAAAGGTAATTAGACAAACATAAATATTAGTCTCTCCAAGGATGAAAACAcgagttttgctttttgttgtttgccTACTTATCTTCCCAATTCCATCTCATCTTTTCTGAACCCAACTGTAATAAAGCATcattaagtaaaatattgaaaaaaccTTGGGAATttcctcttctcccatcccaCTCAATTTTTACTCTCTCCATAGCTTTCTAGTTCTTCTGAGACCTgatattctttgctcttttctacTCTCAAAGCTTACCTTCCAGTAAGGGTAGTTTAAAAGTAATTTACACTTCAGTGTAAATTTAAATACATCAGCTACTTCTTCCAGGAATGTGTACACAttgatttctttctaattttaggaTATCATTCCATCAGTAGTGAGAGGGGAAAGTCAGCAGCTTAGATCTGAAACAGTGGCAGAAAGAAGAGATCTTACCAATGTTTCCTGACTCTAAACCATGCAGGCTGCTTTGTTTTTCTACTCAGGGAATGAGGTCCAGCCTTATGATTCCCCTTCTTCTTGAATAAAAGACTATATGTACTGTATGATTCTCTTTTAATCAGCCTATAGTACCAAAGTATTAGGGTGGCAGAACTCATTAGAAAGCttattaatttcattctttttttcaatgaTAGATGATTTGATGCTAGATTATATGAAACAGATCCTTCTTGttaggtattttataaaaatgttttgttaacCATggtaaacaatgaaaataaacgTGTTAAGAAATTCAGAAAGTATGTAATCTGCTTAACTGGACCAGTTATTAGCTAATCAGGCACTCATAACATTTTGTGACTATgagattcttttgaaaatatgataAACATCATAGCTATCCTTCCCAAACAACAGCATAAACACTTAAACATAAGACTGgatatacattaatattttactttagtaactgatttctggttttcagttaaaaaaaagactgtggaGTGATCTTTAACAGAGGAAGTATATGCTGTCTATGATACTGAATTAATCTTAAACTTTTACTGGAATCCTTGAAATAAAGTAAGTATTAAGGAGTCTGGCAGCAtttgggtagctcagctggttaagcataacatgtttcttgattttggctcaggtcatcatctcagagtgCTGAGATCcaactcagcctggagtctgtttctctccctttccctaatcacatgtgctttctctctctctccccttctctcatataaataaatctgttaagAAAATGGAGTCTGAACTTTCATAGCTAatatttacagaagaggaaatgcttGAGTGAAAGAACTTCAAATTTTCCCaaattctttggattttttttcccacatggcATGATTTATGTTCCTTACAAACTATTTTTGCAAGTTCTCATTCAAGAAAAGATGAAGTGGTATTTATACTTCAGTGAAGTTCTTCCAAAGAATGCCTGGAAAGCCAGCAAGTTTTCTCATAATagagaaaaacacacattttttttttgaaggggtggggggtggaaggttggggggagccaggtggtgggtattatgagggcatgtattgcatggggcattgggtgtggtgcaaaaacaatgaattctgttatgctgaaaagaaataaaaaacacacatacacacacattttattctCAGTTATTGGCATAATCCCTTGACAAGCTGGATATTCAAAGTCCTACATTTTGAATGTTGACAAAGTTGACCACTTTCTTAGACACAATTTCAGAGCTGTTAGAAGAATTTCTACTAAGGTATGGCAGGGAAGAgagcaataattaaaataatgtgtggAATTTCCTCTCATCAAAAGAGTAACAAAAGCAGGTAAGctgctgaaaataaaatacttcatttaatAGAGAAGAATCacgtttttttcctttgtgtatttcttgACAAGGAAGTTCTATAAATTATCAATTTGTTGTCTCTTGACATGAAGTCCACCCTTCATTGGCATGTTTGTGGTATCTGTTCTGGACTCAAACCTTTCACCTTTGTCATGAAAGGATGTTGGATGAACACTACAGAAAAGAGAGGCCTTTCTTCCCGCTTCCAGtgtccttaatttctttcttttacactGCAGCTGCCATGGGCTACCCAGTGGCACTCACCCTCCAGCAAGTTTTGTTGCCAGTCTCAGCCTTTCATTTCCTGCTCCTCATCACTCCATTTGGGGACCAGCTTTGTCCAGAGGCCTATTCATAAGCTCTCCAGAGAGTTCTGAAACTCACCCTTGGGGAGGGGGTCCCCCTTCAAAGTCTGTTCCTTCCCTGGTTCTGTCCTTCAGCCCTAGAACATTATTTGGAGCTCTCTTTCATCCCTTTTTTGTACTACTACCAGTTGCTAAGTCTCCATGTTCAACATTCCTTGTTCAAAATACCAGTGTAGTTTTTGTCTCCTGATGGCACTCTGACAGATACCGAAACATTTAAGTATTTACAAGATATTGAAAAGCCAGAAGCATCTAAAAGCGGTTCATAAAATATGACACGTAATGAGGAAACTCAAGAGCTGGCTGAACCAAAAAATGTTAGCgttttcatctatttatataCTCATAGTGTATGATATCCtttgtcaagtatttttttttctcctaagacaACAAATGAGTAtttactaacttaaaaaaaataaaatttcactcttTGCTCCAAGCCAGTGTGACAATTTCCATAGCaaaagtttggttttgtttttgctcattCGTTTTTCCCCAGTCATTCATGgatttcattttaatgtgatAGGAAACCTTGTATAGTGCTCTTTAATGAGGGAAAATGGAGCATTCAAGTGTATGTAACACTGAATCCTTAAAGTTTGTATTAAAGTTTTAATCATCAGTCTGCTTTTCCTGAGAAGACCCTACTGAAGAGCTTtccatttgaaaagataaatctgCTTGTTATCTTTACCCTGCAGGTCAAGACAATCGCCAAGACAGAAGCAGCACCACTCTGTGTTAATGCATTTTTGTGTCATACATgcaatgataaaaacaaacaaaatataaagccAAGAGTTCATAGACTGTAACaaactttttcataaaatatttcaaattattttagttcCAGTAAGACAAAGAGACATTCATAATACTAAAACAAACGCTTTTTTAATTTACTGTCAGCTATTCAAGGTAACTAGCAATACATTTCACCTGGAATTGAGACACCAAGAGCAGTAGAATACcatgttatattttgtttaaaacaaatcttaatataatttggtaatacatttttttcatggaggtattttaaaatgataatttgaaatattcctttttttttctgtccagtTTACAGATCTCTGTGCACTTTTCTCATACCCCTGAGAAATTGACAGAGACATAAATTTAACTGcagaaaaatggggaaataaaagtacattttagaaatctgaaaataaCTTTTGCACTCCTTCTCGTAAGACTTGTCAAATCCAAGCTCAGACCATATTATTATTATGCGCTCTTGAGCAGATTACCTGCTTTTGATCAGGTCCCCTCCCTAAAATCTTCCAATTCCTATGCATTACTCTTAGGGCAAAAGATAAGGAATCCTCATTAATCTGATTAATAAGGCCCTTGGCTCTCTATTCATATCACCACGCTAACCCACATCCTCATTTAAGTAATATGGTTCTCCCTGATGGAAGTAAACTCCACAAGAACAGGGACTTTGTCTATGGCAGGTGAACATATCCTGAAAGTGTTTTTCATAATGTGACTTTTGTAGAATATATGGAGCCAAAAGCCAGGGTAGACTTGTTTGTTCCTTCTGCTCTCAGAATGTAAACTACTTCTGCTATGTATATGAGCTAAGTGGACGAGTAACACTTCAGACAAGGAATAGAAACTCAATGCATAGCTCAGAGAATAGAGGAGCTGAAGTGATGGAACAGACTCTAGAGAGATGAGACAATATGGCCAGTGGTAAGTGTACCTCAAGATGCTAGCTCAGGGTAAAGAGCGAAGCTTTagttccattaaaataaaaattactggaAATAATTTGATTCATGTTCACCATAGGGTAAAAGCAAAGCATTAGCAGTATAATTTCCAAAAGTGCACAGTAACAGAAACCTCCAGTAGAAACACATTGACTACAAGGCACATCATGATGGTCTTTAGAAGactgaaaagggagagaagaatctGATAACATCAAGATTCAGTATTTCACcataggtatttttaattttttttgacaaaattgTATTTCATCATAAATACTCCCCTTTAGAGAAGAACCTTGACATATAATATGCTGTATTTCCAGTATCTTGAAATTCCAAACTATATCAGAACTAAATACATGAAGGATGCCACAAAGTAACTGAAACACCAATGAAGAAAATCTCTCAACTCTACTTTGTGATAGAGTTTTcacaattaaagaaagaaagaaaaaaaaaaacaacacatcaGTCACTCCCTCACCTCGGAAACATTTGCTGTTGACCCATTTCTATATTGATTCTCCTACTTTGTCACAATATAGTCCTTAGTAAACTTAATGGTCCTGGTAATCTATACATCATCATACTAGTCACTACATTGAAAGCACATAGTGATTGGACCTTTGAGCAGAAATTACATAAAAGAGGTAAAAGATAATCCCTAACATTTCAGGGATCTGTTAAGTCATTCAAGTTTTAAAGGTTTGAATATTGTGGGGTATGATACCGAATCCCCTCAGAAcatacaaaaatgtaattttgttttgtaCTTCTTACCactgagaaagagacacagtgctTACAGGCTCACCGAATCTTGGAGGCAGCATAAAGCTGCCTTGCAAACATGGCTTTGATGCCATTTTGGGTTAAGTCACACAGGATTTCCAATTTCCAATGAATCTTTTGTATCTAGTCCAGTCTTGAGTGCAAGCTGCCGTTACTACTCATGCTATACAAACTAGGAAAATCAGTCAAATAGAGGTAGGgatgataaataataatactgtgCAGATTCTTTAGAAAAGCCACTTAGAAGAATGACCATGCTAACTCCTCGGATCCTAGAAAAGAAGCCCTGCATCCTGAAGCAGAGAATTATACTGTGGTTGAAAAGCAAATCCTAGGATGCTGCAGGGCCCTACCAGAGACTGAGTTTTCTAGTGTCAGAAAGAAAGTGGGTTTTCAAGTGACTATGTGACTAGCACTGCTCATTATGAACCAAGTATCAACAAGTCACGATTTCTAGCTGTCACAGCAGTAAGCCAACATGTATTACCTGATTTCTCTGGGACCAGGCTGAAGCAGGTATAAAATCACAAGTAATCAGCACCCTTAAGTAGTCCAGAATTCTATATTACCTACTTTTGTTGCATTAATACCCTTACTTCAGATCAATTTTATGGTCTCATAGAAAGGTTTCTATAAATGATCTGATTGTCTTGATGCAAGCACAAAATGGACAACTGCTGCATTCTTGTCCACTCAGATGACTCTAATGGAAACTGGTGAGGGAAAATTCTATTACTGGGAAAAGCCATAAATATTTCCCTCAGTTATCAAATTTGGGATGGAAAATTGGTCCTATGTGGAAGTAAATATGAATTCCTGGACAGTGAAAAACAGTTTTATTAGTTTAGTAGATGTCTTAAAAGATCAAAATTGGAATATgtggcagagaaaaaggaggacaGGTCTACGTGGGTAGGCACAAAGTGTGTGGATTTTTATACCTCACATCAGTGTCCATCTGAGACCAAAGCCATGGAATTCCTTTTATTAAGATTAGTCTCCTAAGTTCTGGGTACTGCTCCTGATGAACACTTGATCAGCAAAAGGAACTGCACCTGAAAAGCTGATATGATGCCAATCTGCAGTGAGATCACATCCATTCAGTGGCATGTCAAATATATCACACCCCTTCTTTCATGTGGGGGGCAGTGATTTATCCTTATTGGGATGGACTCCTACTCCAGATATGGGTTTTCCTTCCTTGCCTGCTGTCCCCCTCCATTATCCTAGGCCTCTAgatttgacattttcttaaaaataaataataaatattttcttaaaaaacagtattttcttttaaaaaagattttacttatttattggtcAGATAGGCAGAGAGTGAGCGAGAAAGAGCACGAACAATCAGGGGAGGgcacagtcagagaaagaagcaggctccctgctgagtaaggagcctgatgcaggactccatctggtaaccctgggatcatgacctacgccaaaggcaggcccttaacagactaagccaccctggcatccccaaaataaatattttctgaaacaatttacattaaatttatattatatttagatttataGATATTAAATTTTTGGCAAAACCGAGTCTTTctaatcaaaaaaagaaatagagagcccagatatggaccctcaactctatggtcaattaatcttcgacaaagcaggaaaaaatatacagtggaaaaaagacagtctcttcaataaatgatgctgggaaaactggacagctatatgcagaagaatgaaactcgaccattctcttacactgtacacaaagataaactcaaaatggataaaagacctcaacgtgagacaggaatccatcagaatcctagaggagaacataggcagtaatctcttcgatatcagccatagcaacttctttcaagagatgtctccaaaggcaaaggaaacaaaagtgaaaataaacttttgggacttcatcaaaaccaaaagcttctgcacagcaaaggaaacagtcaagaaaacaaagaggcaacccacggaatgggagaagatatttgcaaatgacagtacagacaaaaggttgatatccaggatctataatgaactcctcaaactcaacacacacgaaacaggcaaacatatcaaaaaacgggcagaagatatgaacagacacttctccaatcaagacatacaaatggctatcagacacatgaaaaaatgttcattatcattagccctcagggagattcaaattaaaaccacattgagatatcaccttacaccagttagaatggccaaaattaacaaaacaggaacaacatgtgttggagaggatgtggaaaacgggaaccctcttccactattggtgggaatgcaagttggtgcagcctctttggagaacagtgtggagattcctcaagaaattaaaaatagagcttccctatgaccctgcaattgcactcttgggtatttaccccaaagatacagatgtcttgaaaagaagggccatctgtaccccaatgtttatagcagcaatggccatggttgccaaactgtggaaagaaccaagatgcccttcaacagatgatggataaggaagatgtggtccatatacactatggagtattatgcctccatcagaaaggatgaatacccaacttttgtagcaacatggacgggactggaagagattatgctgagtgaaataagtcaagcagagagagtcaattatcatatggtttcacttatttgtgaagcctaacaaatatcatggaggacaaggggtgttagagaggagaagggagttgagcaaaattggaaggggaggtgaatcatgagagactgtggactctgaaaaacaatctgagaagtttgaagtggtgggggtgtgggaggttggggtaccaggtggggggtattatagagggcaccaATTGCACcgatagcatggagcactgggtgtggtgaaaaaataatgaatactgtttttctgaaaataaataaactttaaaaaatatacctcCCTGTATTTGTATTCCTTTCATATTtccactgttttaaaatttttacatgtaCAACCTGTATATTTATGATTAACTTTTTCcagatactttatattttatctttgtgaatggaAACTGTCcttcactgtattttctttgtaattttataaacTGTTGCTCATTAGGGGCATCTGattggcttagtcagtagagtaTGTAACTCTCCATcttaaggtcatgagttcaagccccactttgggcatggagcccactaaataaataaacctaaataaattaataaagtttttctcatttaatatatttttctaacttttttgaaGATCACACTTTTGCCAAATAGtcaagatataaaaatacagaaagtaaaatattaaaattatttactaaaCTTACTACAATTATGCATATAGTATATTTGGCCATAGCTTAAACtcctaaaaatatttacagattcaCTTTAAGTCCCTTTTATACATTTCTTCACACCATTTCTTTTGTTTACATTTCAGTTTAGAATTTGTATTACtgggtattttaaaattcttttcataagtttgttcatttttttggctTATAAAACTATGCACATAATAATTTTATCAGTCTCTGATTACTTTCTCCTGACATGTTTTATAATGACacataaattcatataaaaattaatatacaaaaataatttaaatcattgAATATACTCtatcatgttaaaaaattatattgcttCACTCTCAAATTCATAGATATGTAGGTGTTTTTCCAGTATTAGCTCTCTCTTTCAATCAATGCTGCAATATCAATGTTCATGCATTGCTGGGTATGTGAACATTTTACtacagtatatatacacacacagacatacagagcATATACAAGGAAACTtactttcaatttccttttttaaagatcaccATTTGAAACCCACATCTACATCACCAGCTTTGGAAATACAGAAAACTTACTATGTATAATGTATTGGAAGAACTGCTGACACatgtttagagaaataaaagatttttcatggaaaagaaatgaagagcaccTTCAAGTGTTTGAAAACCTATCATGCTGAAGTGAGAACACATTTGTTCTACTAAACTATTAATGGTAGAATCAGTTGTGCAATTTAACAATAGACGTAGCTATCTTGGGAAGTTCTGATCTCCCTGCAAATGGAGGAAACCGTCCTGAGGCTAGGTGATCCTTTTTAGAAtggtttcatcattttattttattttatttttttattttatttttttaattaattttttattttttataaacatatgtttttatccccaggg from Mustela erminea isolate mMusErm1 chromosome 5, mMusErm1.Pri, whole genome shotgun sequence carries:
- the LOC116590829 gene encoding olfactory receptor 4K5; protein product: MDKVNSSVVSEFVLLGLSSSQELQLFFFVFFSVLYVVIVLGNLLIIVTVTSDNRLHSPMYFLLGNLSFVDICQASFATPKMIADFLSEHKTISFSGCIAQIFFIHLFTGGEMVLLVSMAYDRYVAICKPLHYVAIMSRRTCTVLVMVSWAVGLVHTLSQLSFTVNLPFCGPNVVDSFFCDLPRVTKLACLDSYIIEILIVINSGILSLSTFSFLVSSYIIILVTVWFKSSAAMAKAFSTLAAHITVVILFFGPCIFIYVWPFTTYPVDKLLAIFYTVFTPILNPIIYTLRNRDMKAAMRKIMTYYLRPKKISEIPLVARNSLY